The sequence AATCCTTGATCTTTTAAATAATCAGTAATTTCATCCACACGTTGTTTTGTATTGGCAAAAACAATCACTAGATAAGGATGACCAATTGTCAACAATTGGTAAATCAGACGATTTTTATCTTTTCCTTTAGTAGAAATCAACCAATTATCAATCGTTTCTGAAATAATATTTTTTGGTTGGATATGCTCAATAATTGGATTTTCCATATATTTCTTCAGGAAAGGTTTTAATTTTTCTGGAATCGTTGCTGAGAAAACTAACATTTGTAGTTTATCAGGCAACCGTCCAGCAATCTGATCTACCTCTTCTAAGAATCCCATGTCCAATGTCATATCCGCTTCATCGACTACAAATGCAAAAGCGGTATGTGCTTTTAATGCTTGTTCATTCATCAAATCTAAAATTCGACCTGGTGTTCCAATAACCACATGAGGTTGTTGATGTTTTAATTTTGCGATTTGACGTTGTTTGTCCGTACCACCAACGAAATTCGTTACACGAATTTCAGGTTGACTGAATTTTGCGATCTGAATCGCTTCTTGATAAATTTGATTCGCTAATTCACGACTGGGTGCCGTAATCAAGATTTGTACCTCATCTAATTGAGGGTTAACTTTATTCATCAATGGTAATAAAAATGTATGGGTCTTGCCGCTTCCTGTTTGGGATTGACCGATGACACTTTTGCCTTTTTTAATCACTGGGATCAATTTTTCTTGTACTTCTGTTGGTTGTTCAAACCCTTTATCTGCTAGTGCTTCCATGATAAAATCGTTGAACTGAAATTGTTTAAATGAACTCATTTACCTCACCTCTTTCAAACTTGTTGTGTAAGTCCTCATGCATTATACCACAAAAACTGCAAATCCTTATTGATTTTCTGTATTTTTCTCTCTTTTTATCGTACTGATCGTATAGGTATGGCTTGCTTTTTCGTAAAATAATCGACGTTTTTTCCTAATCAACACATAGAAAACATTGATGAAAAACAGTAATAATAAAAATGAACACAATAGAAATAGCATAAAACTCACAAGTTGCAACATACGATTATTAGAATTTATCAAATCAGCAGAGCTAGTCATATACAAACTAATCAAACCATAAACAAAATACAAATAACCATAGCGAATGAACAACGCTCTAAATCGAATTTTTTCATGCCCTTTTTCCACAACTTGAATACGCACAATTTTCTTGCCAATTGTTTCACCATTCGTCATTTTTGGCAGCAACATAAACACTAAGAATACCATAATAAAGAACCATAGACGTTCTTCTAGCACTGGATATCCTGCAAACCATTGTTTATACTCTGGAATTAAATTTAGAAGAAACATCACAATTGTTTGAACGATCGAAATCACAAACCAATCGATCAAAAAAGCAACGAACCGCCTAAACAAACTAACCGACTGTCCTTTTTCATAAGCAGCTTCATCCAACTCGTCTCTTGTTGGAAATAAAAAGGTCAACATCGGTGTAATCGCATAACCGACAATTCCACCAAACGTATTATTGATCAAATCATTTACATCTGCTAAACGATAAGGCCTAGGATAAATAAAATACAAGCCGCTCAACTGTGTCAGCTCAAAAAATAATGACAATAAAAAACTAGCTAGAACAACTTTTTTAAATGAAAGCTTATAATAATAGCGTAAATACACCCCAAATGGCACTAGCAATAGAATATTGAATACGGGTTCCAGAACAACTCCCTGTCTAAGAGCTGGAACAAAGGTACTTGGATCATGAATATTCAATACTGTATCCTGTAAAAAACGACTGATAAAATAAAAGGGCCGCAATTCTAAATATTGACTGGTATATTGCGCTACCTCAGCGCGTGGAGGTAATGGTAAAATAACCAAAAAATAAGCACAGAGTAAATAGAAAACAAATGAATATAAAATAAGCGCCCGTCTAAATAAAAAAGTACCGTATTTCCGATATTCACGAATAACAAGAATAAATGAAATGGCAAAAGCTAAAAATGGAAATACAATCAAGGCTGTTTTGATTGGTGCAGCGTATACTGACATAAAACAATCCCCCTTCTACTTTAGTTTAGTAAAAAATAGGCACTTTGTCATTTAAGATAGTCACTCCTTTAGCAAAAAATATATTTTGCAAATCAGAAAAATTGCAGTATGATTGAATTGTAGAGCTTCAACAACAAATTTCTTAATGATTATACAGCAACTTTTAAATACGGAGGTTTTATTATGTTAAATCCATACTTTGCTTTTGGTGTTCCCATTTTTCTACTCTTTTTATATATCGTATTTGCGCTTATTCGAAGAAAAAGCAGTCTTAATTATATCGGTTTCGTCCTTTTATTGATTGCTACATTTATGATGACATTTAGTTTCCAAGTATTACAAGGCTTATGGACTTTGGAAGAAAGTCATGCTACTGAACAACTAGAAAAATTGGGCTATGCGCCAGAAATACTGTGGATTCCACTTATTTTAGGTGCAGTGTTGGCAATTCTTAATCTTTGGAGAGGTGTGAAGAGAATTAAATCCTTTCGTGAAACAACCGATCTAAAAAAATAAACATCCGAAGACTAGTTGCAAAACTACCGCATATTTGGAAGTCTGCCTGCTATTCTTCAGATGTTTTTTTCCTCTATTTTAGGAGAAGTGTGTTAACTAATCACTTATTCTTTTAGTGTAAAAAGTAAATATTTGGATTATCCTCTTCTAAAGATGAACTATATCCTGGTCGTAAATAAACTCCTCTAGAATCTGCAAATAAATCCAACATTTGCTTTTCATCCAGAATACAATACCCATAATTGACGTATTTCAAATTTTTCATGAGACGAATAGCCTCAATATCATCGAAAAGTGTAAATTCAAGATTTAATCTCTCTAGATTTGTTAAATTCCGCAGAAAAGTACTATCTTGTGGTCTTTCTTCATTAGAGAAATAAATACCATGTAGTTCTAATTCTTTTAGCTGTGTAAGATTACCTAATGCACTCATATCTAATTGTTTAGCTTCAGCATTATCT is a genomic window of Enterococcus haemoperoxidus ATCC BAA-382 containing:
- a CDS encoding DEAD/DEAH box helicase: MSSFKQFQFNDFIMEALADKGFEQPTEVQEKLIPVIKKGKSVIGQSQTGSGKTHTFLLPLMNKVNPQLDEVQILITAPSRELANQIYQEAIQIAKFSQPEIRVTNFVGGTDKQRQIAKLKHQQPHVVIGTPGRILDLMNEQALKAHTAFAFVVDEADMTLDMGFLEEVDQIAGRLPDKLQMLVFSATIPEKLKPFLKKYMENPIIEHIQPKNIISETIDNWLISTKGKDKNRLIYQLLTIGHPYLVIVFANTKQRVDEITDYLKDQGLKVAKIHGDISPRERKRVMRQVQDLEFQYVVATDLAARGIDIEGVSHVINAEVPSDLDFFIHRVGRTGRNGLDGTAITLYSPADEEAISEVEQLGIKFQPKEIKNGELIDTYDRNRRTKREKTKDALEDPTLIGLVKKKKKKIKPGYKKKIEWAISASNKQKRKVERRQQTRTAKKSKKNSYK
- a CDS encoding VanZ family protein, whose translation is MSVYAAPIKTALIVFPFLAFAISFILVIREYRKYGTFLFRRALILYSFVFYLLCAYFLVILPLPPRAEVAQYTSQYLELRPFYFISRFLQDTVLNIHDPSTFVPALRQGVVLEPVFNILLLVPFGVYLRYYYKLSFKKVVLASFLLSLFFELTQLSGLYFIYPRPYRLADVNDLINNTFGGIVGYAITPMLTFLFPTRDELDEAAYEKGQSVSLFRRFVAFLIDWFVISIVQTIVMFLLNLIPEYKQWFAGYPVLEERLWFFIMVFLVFMLLPKMTNGETIGKKIVRIQVVEKGHEKIRFRALFIRYGYLYFVYGLISLYMTSSADLINSNNRMLQLVSFMLFLLCSFLLLLFFINVFYVLIRKKRRLFYEKASHTYTISTIKREKNTENQ